One stretch of Lacrimispora sphenoides DNA includes these proteins:
- a CDS encoding M13 family metallopeptidase, protein MKNRIKFCLAAVLMLSLLLTGCRKKIETPPEQTAAQPVNVQGEAGSAASDESAVVRLEDDYYDHVDRQILDQVEIPKDSSGWSYFYQLEKDSYEVLEGVLEEAVKNRKQAKPGSLEQKIADLYLSALDMKGREKAGFGQLKPYLDELNNASDIDGYLKAVGNIYGDLGVNSILTVQWMEDMKDSSRYALYVDGADLGPGKETLEDRTQAKLMDQYQDYIRSTLEYTGMSREEAEKAAADIMALQKDLAASALPLSQQNDPDIIYNPYSMKDIKGLLPEGAADSYLSSAGLTDVDTLVVTQKAQMVKIGKYLTNDHLPVLKNYSIFCLVDNFAPYLTPEIRDNYQDWNNTQNGIKERKTDQKLASERTQNMLGFEFGRLYVEKRFSKEDKTAIEEMVRHILENYKKQILGLDWMGEETKSAAIKKLDNMTLKIGYPDKWPNDYAKATITPVEKGGSLINNVISLTKAQNAVNREKVRKPVDKTEWGMTPQTVNAYYNPTGNEIVFPAAILQAPFYDADKDYASNLGGIGTVIAHEVSHAFDSSGSLYDENGNYHVWWTSEDRAKFKQLADQVVAYYDGQEGYKGRHVNGVQTLNENIADLGSMACITSIVGDDAESLKLVFEQFATIWAAKYTPESMIRRLNTDVHSPAKVRVNAVLSATDAFYKAYPEIKEGDAMYVAPQKRVKIW, encoded by the coding sequence ATGAAAAACAGGATTAAGTTCTGTCTGGCAGCCGTTCTTATGCTGTCTCTTCTCCTGACCGGGTGCAGGAAGAAGATAGAGACACCTCCGGAGCAGACAGCAGCCCAGCCGGTCAACGTTCAGGGAGAAGCGGGAAGTGCTGCATCGGATGAGTCAGCGGTCGTGCGGCTGGAGGATGACTATTATGATCATGTGGACCGGCAAATCCTGGACCAGGTGGAAATACCAAAGGATTCCAGCGGATGGAGTTATTTTTATCAGCTGGAAAAGGACTCCTATGAAGTTCTTGAGGGGGTATTGGAAGAGGCTGTAAAAAACCGGAAACAGGCAAAGCCAGGTTCCCTGGAGCAGAAAATTGCGGACTTATATTTATCGGCTCTGGATATGAAAGGGCGGGAAAAAGCGGGATTTGGCCAGCTTAAGCCCTATCTGGATGAGTTAAATAATGCCTCAGACATCGATGGGTATTTAAAAGCAGTGGGAAACATCTATGGGGATCTGGGAGTAAACAGCATTCTTACGGTACAGTGGATGGAAGATATGAAGGATTCCAGCCGGTACGCCCTGTATGTGGATGGGGCGGATCTGGGTCCAGGAAAGGAAACACTGGAGGATAGGACCCAGGCAAAGCTGATGGACCAGTACCAGGATTACATCAGAAGTACCCTGGAATATACGGGCATGAGCCGAGAGGAGGCAGAGAAAGCTGCTGCTGATATTATGGCGCTCCAGAAGGATTTAGCTGCAAGTGCCCTTCCTTTAAGCCAGCAAAATGACCCTGATATCATATACAACCCCTATTCCATGAAGGATATAAAGGGTTTGCTTCCGGAAGGTGCTGCCGATTCTTATCTTTCGTCGGCCGGTCTGACCGATGTTGATACCTTAGTGGTAACCCAGAAGGCACAGATGGTAAAAATCGGTAAGTATCTGACAAATGATCATCTCCCTGTTTTAAAGAACTATTCCATATTCTGCCTGGTGGATAATTTTGCACCATATCTTACCCCTGAAATCAGAGATAATTATCAGGACTGGAATAATACCCAGAACGGTATTAAGGAAAGAAAGACCGACCAGAAGCTGGCCAGTGAAAGGACCCAGAATATGCTTGGGTTTGAATTTGGCAGGCTATATGTGGAAAAGCGTTTTTCAAAAGAAGATAAGACGGCCATTGAAGAGATGGTCCGCCATATCCTTGAGAATTATAAAAAGCAGATTTTGGGTCTGGACTGGATGGGAGAAGAAACAAAGTCAGCCGCAATTAAAAAGCTGGACAACATGACTCTTAAGATCGGATATCCGGATAAATGGCCCAACGATTATGCAAAAGCCACCATTACACCGGTTGAAAAAGGAGGGAGCTTAATCAACAATGTCATTTCCCTCACAAAGGCTCAAAATGCTGTGAACAGGGAAAAGGTTCGTAAACCGGTGGATAAAACGGAATGGGGCATGACGCCTCAGACGGTGAATGCCTATTATAATCCCACTGGAAATGAAATCGTATTTCCAGCCGCCATTTTGCAGGCACCTTTCTATGATGCTGACAAGGATTATGCATCAAATCTGGGAGGGATCGGAACGGTCATTGCTCATGAAGTCAGCCACGCCTTTGATTCCTCCGGTTCTCTTTATGATGAAAATGGAAATTATCATGTATGGTGGACCAGTGAGGACAGAGCTAAATTTAAACAGCTGGCGGACCAGGTGGTGGCCTACTATGACGGGCAGGAAGGTTATAAAGGACGTCACGTAAACGGAGTACAGACTTTAAATGAAAATATCGCGGATCTCGGTTCCATGGCCTGCATCACCTCCATTGTGGGAGATGATGCAGAGAGCCTGAAGCTGGTTTTTGAGCAGTTCGCAACCATATGGGCGGCGAAATATACACCGGAAAGCATGATCAGGAGGCTAAACACAGATGTTCATTCTCCGGCTAAGGTGAGGGTTAATGCAGTGCTTAGCGCTACCGACGCTTTCTATAAGGCTTATCCGGAAATAAAGGAGGGAGATGCCATGTACGTGGCACCCCAAAAGCGGGTGAAAATCTGGTAA
- a CDS encoding FeoA family protein, whose translation MTLKEIPCGKTVKVTKLTGEGPIKRRIMDMGITKGVDIYVRKVAPLGDPVEVTVRGYELSLRKADAEMILVE comes from the coding sequence ATGACATTAAAGGAAATTCCATGCGGAAAAACGGTTAAGGTAACAAAGCTTACCGGGGAAGGACCAATCAAGAGACGGATCATGGACATGGGAATCACAAAAGGTGTGGACATTTACGTGAGAAAGGTTGCTCCCCTTGGAGATCCGGTTGAAGTTACGGTAAGAGGATATGAATTATCCCTGCGGAAAGCGGATGCGGAAATGATTCTTGTAGAGTAA
- the ispH gene encoding 4-hydroxy-3-methylbut-2-enyl diphosphate reductase: MEVIVAKSAGFCFGVKRAVEQVYEQLKRDDKPIYTYGPIIHNEEVVRDLEEKGVKVIHSEEELEKVRDAVVVIRSHGVGKRIYEIMERNGIEIVDATCPYVKKIHRIAEEQNQAGRRLLIIGNESHPEVEGIKGWGNDNTLVVETPEQVEILPLSEGEKLCIVSQTTFNYNKFQDLVEKISETRYDILVLNTICNATQERQVEAKRIASEVDAMIVIGGKSSSNTQKLYDICRRECKNTYYIQTLGDLDPDCGNSVRSVGITAGASTPNYIIEEVHTNVRVKF, translated from the coding sequence ATGGAAGTGATTGTTGCCAAATCCGCCGGGTTCTGCTTTGGAGTAAAGCGGGCGGTGGAACAGGTTTATGAACAGCTGAAAAGAGATGACAAACCCATCTATACCTATGGCCCCATCATCCATAACGAGGAAGTGGTACGTGATTTAGAGGAAAAGGGAGTAAAGGTCATACATTCGGAAGAGGAGCTTGAGAAGGTCAGGGACGCAGTCGTTGTTATAAGGTCCCACGGAGTAGGGAAGAGGATTTATGAGATCATGGAGCGAAACGGGATCGAGATTGTAGACGCAACCTGCCCCTATGTGAAGAAGATCCACAGGATCGCTGAGGAGCAAAATCAGGCGGGAAGGCGGCTTCTTATCATCGGGAATGAATCCCATCCGGAGGTGGAAGGTATTAAAGGCTGGGGAAATGACAATACTTTAGTGGTGGAAACACCCGAGCAAGTGGAAATATTACCTCTATCGGAAGGGGAAAAGCTGTGTATTGTATCACAGACGACATTTAATTACAATAAATTTCAAGATTTAGTTGAAAAAATTTCTGAAACGCGGTATGATATACTTGTTTTAAATACGATTTGCAATGCAACACAGGAAAGACAGGTGGAAGCAAAGCGGATAGCTTCAGAAGTGGATGCCATGATTGTTATAGGCGGAAAAAGTAGTTCCAATACCCAGAAGCTGTACGACATATGCCGAAGGGAATGTAAGAACACTTACTATATCCAGACACTAGGTGATTTAGATCCTGATTGTGGAAATTCTGTGCGCAGCGTAGGTATTACAGCCGGGGCTTCAACCCCGAATTATATTATCGAGGAGGTTCATACTAATGTCAGAGTTAAGTTTTGA
- a CDS encoding ABC transporter permease, translated as MKRKSQSITSKLWSCSAVIGLLVLWQGTSSFGLVDRFLLPSPVSVGRAFVTEFPVLAVNAGITLAEAFTGLFLGVATGFVIAVIMDHFEGLYRAFYPLIVLTQTVPTVAIAPLLVLWFGYGMAPKVILIVLTTFFPITVGMLTGFKSVNPDAVNLLKSMGAGRVKIFRYIKLPGAMGQFFASLRISVSYAVVGAVISEWLGGFGGLGVYMTRVKKSFAFDKMFAVIFLISAISLLLMKGVDVLSKKCMPWDNQ; from the coding sequence TTGAAAAGAAAGTCACAAAGCATCACAAGTAAGCTTTGGTCCTGCTCTGCGGTTATTGGGCTTCTGGTTTTGTGGCAGGGGACCAGTTCTTTCGGTCTTGTGGACCGCTTTCTGCTCCCTTCGCCCGTCAGTGTCGGAAGGGCATTCGTCACGGAATTCCCGGTACTGGCAGTCAATGCGGGAATCACCCTTGCCGAGGCGTTTACCGGGCTTTTCCTGGGGGTAGCAACCGGTTTTGTGATCGCTGTGATCATGGATCATTTTGAAGGACTTTACCGGGCTTTTTATCCGCTTATCGTTCTGACACAGACCGTTCCCACGGTAGCCATTGCCCCTCTTTTGGTATTGTGGTTTGGCTACGGAATGGCTCCTAAGGTGATCCTCATTGTCTTAACTACCTTCTTTCCCATTACCGTGGGCATGCTTACCGGTTTTAAATCAGTGAATCCGGATGCGGTGAATCTTTTAAAATCCATGGGAGCCGGAAGAGTAAAAATATTTCGCTATATCAAGCTTCCCGGAGCTATGGGACAGTTTTTTGCAAGTCTTCGGATCTCGGTTTCCTATGCCGTAGTCGGAGCGGTCATCTCCGAATGGCTGGGAGGCTTTGGCGGACTGGGGGTATACATGACCCGGGTGAAAAAATCCTTTGCCTTTGATAAGATGTTTGCGGTCATTTTTCTCATATCGGCCATCAGCCTTCTTCTTATGAAAGGGGTGGACGTGCTTTCTAAGAAATGCATGCCATGGGATAATCAGTGA
- a CDS encoding thiamine-binding protein has product MNASVAIQTLPEAKNDEELIRIVDQVIDYIKSTGLNYYVGPFETAIEGDYDELMDIVKECQHIAIRAGAPSVAAYIKVTYRPEGEVLTIEKKVTKHHK; this is encoded by the coding sequence ATGAATGCAAGTGTAGCGATCCAGACATTGCCTGAGGCAAAGAATGATGAGGAACTGATCCGTATTGTTGACCAGGTGATCGATTATATTAAGAGCACAGGACTGAACTATTATGTGGGGCCTTTTGAAACAGCCATTGAAGGGGATTATGATGAACTGATGGACATTGTTAAGGAATGCCAGCACATTGCCATAAGGGCAGGTGCTCCCTCTGTTGCCGCTTATATCAAAGTCACCTACCGGCCGGAAGGGGAGGTTCTTACCATTGAAAAGAAAGTCACAAAGCATCACAAGTAA
- a CDS encoding transcriptional repressor, with protein MEKLTNINEKRKTPDSRSYHRTRMQKELIIEKLKEKGCRITKQRSTLLDIILEHECSSCKEIYYKASGVDETIGAATVYRMVNILEEIGAISRKNMYKVVYSETCPMEEACTVVLDDETTYQLSAKNWNSVVQAGLAACGYLDGQKISSIIVRPCDCENADCI; from the coding sequence ATGGAGAAATTAACGAACATCAATGAAAAAAGAAAAACGCCTGATTCCAGAAGCTATCACAGGACCAGAATGCAGAAAGAGCTGATCATTGAAAAGCTGAAGGAAAAGGGCTGCAGAATCACAAAGCAGCGCAGTACGCTGTTAGATATCATACTGGAGCATGAATGCTCCAGCTGCAAGGAAATTTATTATAAGGCATCAGGCGTTGATGAGACAATCGGCGCTGCGACCGTCTACCGGATGGTCAATATCCTGGAGGAGATCGGAGCCATCAGCCGAAAGAACATGTATAAGGTGGTTTATTCGGAAACCTGCCCCATGGAGGAGGCATGTACTGTAGTTTTAGACGATGAGACCACCTATCAGCTTTCTGCAAAGAACTGGAACTCAGTGGTTCAGGCCGGCCTTGCCGCCTGCGGATACTTGGATGGTCAGAAAATATCCTCCATCATTGTCAGACCCTGTGATTGTGAAAACGCTGACTGCATCTGA
- a CDS encoding FeoA family protein has protein sequence MMPLTMVRTGEPNVIRKVGGKEETRRFLENLGFVSGGVVTVVSEMGGNMIVNVKDSRVAIGKDMANKILVE, from the coding sequence ATGATGCCTCTGACAATGGTGAGAACAGGCGAACCGAATGTGATCCGCAAAGTAGGCGGCAAGGAAGAAACAAGACGTTTTTTAGAGAATCTGGGCTTTGTGTCCGGAGGAGTTGTGACGGTTGTTTCTGAAATGGGCGGTAATATGATTGTGAATGTTAAGGATTCCAGAGTGGCCATTGGCAAAGATATGGCCAATAAGATTCTGGTGGAATAG
- the rpsA gene encoding 30S ribosomal protein S1: MSELSFEQMLEESLKTIRTGEIVTGKVIDVKEDEIVLNIGYKSDGIIPRSEYTDDQNLDLTTVVQVGEEMEAKVIKVNDGEGQVALSYKRLAADRGNKRLEEAFENHEVLIAKVAQVLDGGLSVVVEGARVFIPASLVSDSYEKDLSKYADKEIEFVITEFNPKRRRIIGDRKQIMVARRAELQKELFDRIRTGDVVEGTIKNVTDFGAFIDLGGADGLLHISEMSWGRVESPKKAFKAGEKIKVLVKDINGDKIALSLKFPETNPWKDASTKYAVGNVVSGRVARMTDFGAFVELEPGVDALLHVSQISKEHVDKPSDVLAISQEIEARVVDFNEGEKKISLSIKALQSQDEAADDGAVYSDGV; encoded by the coding sequence ATGTCAGAGTTAAGTTTTGAACAAATGTTAGAAGAATCATTGAAAACTATACGTACAGGAGAGATCGTCACTGGTAAAGTCATCGACGTAAAGGAAGATGAAATCGTCTTGAATATAGGTTACAAGTCCGACGGCATCATTCCGCGTAGCGAGTACACGGATGACCAGAATTTAGATCTTACAACTGTTGTACAGGTTGGTGAAGAGATGGAAGCCAAAGTCATCAAGGTAAACGATGGCGAAGGTCAGGTAGCCCTGTCTTACAAGAGATTGGCAGCAGACAGAGGCAATAAGAGATTAGAAGAAGCATTTGAAAACCACGAGGTACTTATTGCAAAAGTTGCGCAGGTACTTGACGGTGGTTTAAGTGTGGTTGTAGAGGGAGCAAGAGTCTTCATTCCTGCAAGCCTGGTATCCGATAGCTATGAGAAGGATTTATCCAAGTATGCAGATAAGGAGATTGAATTTGTCATTACAGAATTCAATCCTAAGAGAAGAAGAATCATCGGCGACAGAAAGCAGATCATGGTAGCAAGAAGAGCCGAGCTGCAGAAGGAATTATTTGATAGAATCCGTACAGGTGATGTGGTAGAAGGTACCATCAAGAATGTAACCGATTTTGGTGCATTCATTGATCTTGGCGGTGCTGACGGCCTGCTTCATATTTCCGAGATGAGCTGGGGCAGAGTAGAGAGCCCGAAGAAAGCTTTCAAGGCAGGAGAGAAAATCAAAGTCCTGGTTAAGGATATCAACGGTGATAAGATCGCCCTCAGCTTAAAGTTCCCGGAGACAAATCCGTGGAAAGATGCTTCTACAAAATATGCAGTAGGCAACGTAGTAAGCGGAAGAGTTGCACGTATGACAGATTTCGGCGCATTTGTTGAGCTGGAGCCAGGCGTAGATGCACTGCTTCACGTATCCCAGATCTCCAAGGAGCATGTGGATAAACCTTCTGATGTTTTGGCAATCAGCCAGGAAATCGAAGCCAGAGTGGTTGATTTCAACGAAGGCGAAAAGAAAATCAGTTTAAGTATTAAAGCACTTCAGTCACAGGATGAGGCTGCAGACGACGGAGCAGTATATTCTGACGGAGTTTAA
- the feoB gene encoding ferrous iron transport protein B, translating into MSIKIALAGNPNCGKTTLFNALTGSNQFVGNWPGVTVEKKEGKLKGHKDVIIMDLPGIYSLSPYTLEEVVARNYLITDRPDAILNIVDGTNIERNLYLSTQLMELGIPVIMAVNMMDIVEKNGDKIHIQKLSQKLGCDVVEISALKGTGIQEAAKKAVALANLKNNTVPVHKFAPEVESVLDSIEDKLENEIPEEQKRFFAIKLLEKDNKIQTQMKHVPDVSEEINRIEKEMDDDTESIITNERYVYISSIIHECFTRNKVEKLTVSDKIDRIVTNRFLALPIFALVMFLVYYVSVTTVGTWATDWANDGLFGEGFSFFGLEVPGVPVVVEGVLTAVGCADWLQGLILDGIVAGVGAVLGFVPQMLVLFIFLAFLEACGYMARVAFIMDRIFRRFGLSGKSFIPMLIGSGCGVPGIMASRTIENDRDRKMTIMTTTFIPCGAKLPIIALIAGALFGGAAWVAPSAYFVGIAAIVCSGIILKKTKMFAGDPAPFVMELPAYHMPTVGNILRSMWERGWSFIKKAGTIILLATIFVWFTSFFGWVDGQFRMLDALELDHSILAAVGGTISWIFAPLGWGDWKSAVAAITGLIAKENVVGTFGILFGFAEVAEDGSEIWGTLASSMTPLAAYSFLIFNLLCAPCFAAMGAIKREMNNIRWFWFAVGYQTLLAYVVSLCVFQIGSLIYTGTFGIFTIVAFALIAGFIYLLVRPSKEQKVSNIHLNKVAGAK; encoded by the coding sequence ATGTCAATTAAGATTGCATTAGCAGGTAATCCAAACTGCGGAAAGACAACACTGTTTAACGCGCTTACGGGATCCAATCAGTTTGTGGGGAACTGGCCGGGCGTAACAGTAGAGAAGAAAGAAGGAAAGCTGAAAGGCCATAAGGATGTGATCATCATGGACCTTCCCGGCATTTATTCACTTTCTCCCTATACCCTGGAAGAGGTGGTAGCGAGAAATTATCTGATCACTGACCGGCCGGATGCGATTTTAAATATCGTAGACGGAACCAATATTGAGCGTAACTTATACTTGTCCACACAGCTTATGGAACTGGGGATTCCGGTGATCATGGCAGTCAACATGATGGATATTGTTGAGAAAAACGGAGACAAGATACATATCCAAAAGTTGAGCCAGAAGCTGGGCTGTGACGTCGTGGAGATTTCCGCATTAAAGGGAACCGGAATCCAGGAAGCGGCAAAAAAGGCCGTAGCCCTGGCTAATCTGAAAAACAATACGGTTCCAGTCCATAAATTCGCACCGGAAGTGGAATCTGTTCTGGATTCTATTGAAGATAAGCTGGAGAATGAGATTCCGGAAGAGCAGAAGCGCTTCTTTGCCATCAAGCTTTTAGAAAAAGATAATAAGATCCAGACCCAGATGAAGCATGTGCCGGATGTATCGGAAGAAATCAACCGGATCGAAAAAGAAATGGATGACGACACCGAGAGCATCATCACCAATGAGCGTTATGTTTATATTTCCTCCATCATCCATGAGTGTTTTACTCGCAATAAAGTAGAAAAACTGACAGTTTCTGATAAGATCGACAGGATCGTAACGAACCGCTTCCTGGCTCTGCCTATCTTTGCGCTGGTTATGTTTCTTGTATATTATGTTTCTGTAACAACCGTTGGAACCTGGGCAACTGACTGGGCCAATGACGGCTTATTCGGAGAGGGCTTTAGTTTCTTTGGCCTGGAAGTTCCTGGTGTGCCTGTTGTTGTAGAAGGCGTTTTAACTGCTGTAGGCTGTGCAGATTGGCTGCAGGGACTGATTCTTGACGGAATTGTAGCCGGTGTCGGCGCTGTTCTTGGTTTCGTGCCTCAGATGCTGGTGCTCTTCATCTTCCTGGCGTTTTTGGAGGCCTGCGGCTACATGGCGAGAGTTGCTTTCATCATGGACCGTATTTTTCGGCGGTTTGGTCTTTCCGGCAAGTCTTTTATCCCGATGTTAATCGGAAGCGGCTGCGGTGTGCCTGGAATTATGGCTTCCCGTACCATTGAAAATGACCGTGACCGTAAGATGACAATTATGACAACTACCTTTATTCCCTGCGGAGCAAAGCTTCCCATCATCGCTTTGATTGCAGGTGCATTGTTTGGCGGAGCAGCCTGGGTGGCTCCAAGTGCTTACTTTGTAGGAATAGCAGCCATCGTTTGCTCGGGAATTATTTTAAAGAAGACAAAAATGTTTGCAGGAGATCCGGCGCCTTTCGTTATGGAACTTCCGGCTTACCATATGCCTACCGTTGGAAATATTTTAAGAAGTATGTGGGAACGCGGCTGGTCCTTTATTAAAAAAGCAGGTACCATCATTCTTTTAGCAACCATCTTTGTTTGGTTTACTTCCTTCTTTGGCTGGGTTGACGGCCAGTTCAGGATGTTAGACGCTTTGGAACTTGATCACAGCATTCTTGCGGCAGTTGGAGGAACAATTAGCTGGATCTTCGCACCTCTTGGCTGGGGTGACTGGAAATCTGCGGTTGCAGCCATCACCGGACTGATTGCAAAAGAAAACGTAGTAGGTACGTTCGGTATCCTGTTCGGTTTTGCGGAAGTTGCAGAAGACGGATCTGAAATCTGGGGAACGCTTGCAAGCAGCATGACTCCTTTGGCAGCATATTCCTTCCTGATATTCAATCTTCTTTGTGCCCCTTGCTTTGCTGCTATGGGAGCCATCAAAAGAGAGATGAACAATATCAGATGGTTCTGGTTTGCTGTCGGATATCAGACACTTCTGGCTTATGTTGTATCCCTGTGCGTTTTCCAGATCGGGTCCCTGATTTACACAGGAACTTTTGGAATCTTTACTATCGTTGCCTTTGCCCTGATCGCAGGATTTATTTACCTGCTGGTAAGGCCGTCAAAGGAACAAAAGGTATCAAACATTCATTTAAACAAAGTGGCAGGAGCGAAATAG
- a CDS encoding HD-GYP domain-containing protein: MNRGSELKLCTGGIDYHEIIECIVSALDAKDPYTAGHSQRVSDMALTLSELLELDKDEIEKIHIAAHLHDIGKIGVPDSVLNKPDKLSEDEWECMKKHPRIGADILSKSRHLKELKDIVLYHHERFDGNGYPEGLKGEEIPLGARIIAICDSIDTMTSDRGYRSAYSLEHCYKEIEKNLGVMYDPVIGALALKHWVHLTF; this comes from the coding sequence ATGAATAGAGGATCAGAATTAAAGTTATGCACAGGCGGCATTGATTATCATGAAATCATCGAGTGCATAGTGAGCGCATTGGATGCAAAAGATCCCTATACCGCAGGGCATTCCCAAAGGGTGAGCGATATGGCGCTGACCCTTTCGGAGTTATTGGAACTTGATAAAGATGAGATAGAAAAAATACATATAGCTGCCCACCTTCATGACATTGGAAAGATCGGAGTTCCGGATTCTGTTTTAAATAAACCGGATAAGCTTTCCGAGGATGAGTGGGAGTGTATGAAAAAGCACCCAAGGATAGGAGCTGATATTTTAAGCAAATCCCGTCATTTAAAGGAGCTGAAAGATATTGTCCTGTACCATCATGAACGTTTTGACGGAAACGGATATCCGGAAGGCTTAAAAGGGGAGGAGATTCCTCTGGGAGCCAGGATCATAGCCATCTGCGATTCCATCGATACCATGACCTCAGACAGGGGGTACCGGAGTGCCTATTCTTTGGAGCACTGTTATAAAGAAATTGAAAAGAATTTGGGAGTAATGTACGATCCGGTGATCGGGGCCCTGGCATTAAAGCATTGGGTTCACTTGACTTTCTGA
- a CDS encoding FeoB-associated Cys-rich membrane protein, which produces MGTLVVFIVVAGLVSLAVRSMVNDKKNGKSIQCGGDCKHCGGHCH; this is translated from the coding sequence ATGGGAACACTGGTTGTTTTTATTGTTGTTGCCGGACTGGTGTCATTGGCAGTAAGAAGCATGGTCAATGACAAAAAGAACGGAAAATCCATTCAGTGCGGCGGAGATTGTAAACACTGCGGAGGCCATTGCCATTAA
- a CDS encoding ABC transporter substrate-binding protein, whose product MKKTGLVILMAAAAAAILTACGGTGKQAANKDSSDLKKVTFVLDWTPNTNHTGLYVAEEKGYFKAEGLEVEIVQPPEDGAAVLVASGKAQFGMSFQDSMAPALAGENALPITAVAAVIQHNTSGIISRKGEGMASPKGMEGKKYATWDIPVEKAMVKDVVEEGGGDFSKVQLIPSTVTDEVSALKSKSVDAIWIFYAWAGVKMEVEGLDTDYFAFADLNPVFDYYTPVIIAGNDFLKQEPETARAFLRAVSKGYEDAGKDPEEAARILLKAAPELDEKLVMESQKYLADKYQADGKAWGSIDPERWNRFYGWLNENGLSDPEIPENAGFSNDYLPQ is encoded by the coding sequence ATGAAAAAAACAGGTTTGGTAATCTTAATGGCGGCAGCGGCTGCCGCAATTCTCACTGCCTGCGGGGGAACCGGGAAACAGGCAGCAAATAAGGATTCATCGGATTTAAAAAAAGTAACATTTGTCCTGGACTGGACTCCCAATACCAATCATACCGGACTTTATGTGGCTGAGGAAAAGGGATATTTTAAAGCCGAAGGGCTTGAGGTAGAAATCGTTCAGCCTCCTGAGGATGGGGCGGCAGTTCTGGTAGCCTCCGGAAAAGCCCAGTTTGGAATGTCCTTTCAGGACTCCATGGCACCGGCTCTGGCAGGGGAAAACGCCCTTCCGATAACGGCAGTGGCAGCGGTCATCCAGCATAACACCTCCGGTATTATTTCCAGAAAAGGCGAGGGGATGGCATCTCCAAAGGGAATGGAAGGAAAGAAATATGCCACCTGGGATATTCCGGTGGAAAAGGCCATGGTAAAAGATGTGGTTGAAGAAGGTGGAGGAGACTTTTCCAAAGTGCAGCTGATTCCCAGCACTGTTACGGATGAGGTTTCCGCATTAAAATCAAAATCAGTGGATGCCATCTGGATCTTTTATGCATGGGCTGGTGTCAAAATGGAAGTGGAAGGTCTTGATACGGATTACTTTGCATTTGCAGATTTGAATCCAGTGTTTGATTATTACACGCCGGTCATTATTGCGGGAAATGATTTCTTAAAGCAGGAGCCTGAGACAGCCAGAGCCTTTTTAAGGGCTGTGAGCAAAGGATATGAGGATGCAGGAAAAGACCCGGAGGAGGCAGCCCGTATCTTACTTAAGGCGGCGCCGGAGCTTGATGAAAAGCTGGTAATGGAAAGTCAGAAATACCTGGCGGATAAATATCAGGCAGATGGGAAAGCGTGGGGATCTATAGATCCGGAACGGTGGAACAGGTTTTATGGCTGGCTGAATGAGAATGGCCTTTC